Proteins encoded together in one Jaculus jaculus isolate mJacJac1 chromosome 7, mJacJac1.mat.Y.cur, whole genome shotgun sequence window:
- the Trmt5 gene encoding tRNA (guanine(37)-N1)-methyltransferase isoform X1 codes for MRILRQPFGFSRRLLIECWNSTDSASKRAVAWAPLAQKLRKAACIFPNQRKELSAMPETETSKGDSQLFSPPSGVRGMTKLDRTAFQKTVTVPVLKVRKAVVNGLMRVLKRAALRRPGIKRVIEDPEDEESRLVMLDPYKMRTHESFDKEELSALKQLNVSPQLSEYNLELTYENFKLEEILKAVLPEGQDVTSGFSRVGHIAHLNLRDHQLPFKHLIGQVTIDKNPGITSAVNKINNIDSTYRNFQMEVLSGEENMMTKVRENNFAYEFDFSKVYWNPRLSTEHSRIIELLNPEDVLFDVFAGVGPFAIPAAKKNCTVFANDLNPESHKWLLHNCKLNKVEQKVKVFNMDGKDFLQGPVREELMQQLGVSKEAKHSVHIVMNLPAKAIEFLSAFRSLLDGPPCSSEHLPVVHCYSFSKDVTPAEDVRHRAEAVLGISLEACSSVHFVRNVAPNKEMVCITFQIPAATLYESQTLHPENHEDPPLKRQRTDDDFSEKNPQIASKP; via the exons ATGAG aatCTTAAGGCAGCCATTTGGCTTCTCAAGAAGACTTCTGATAGAATGTTGGAACTCCACTGACTCGGCCTCTAAGCGTGCAGTGGCGTGGGCACCACTGGCACAGAAGCTCAGGAAAGCAGCCTGCATTTTCCCAAATCAGAGAAAAGAACTCTCAGCCATGCCAGAAACAGAAACAAGTAAGGGAGATTCTCAGTTATTTTCACCACCTTCTGGTGTTCGAGGAATGACCAAACTTGACAGAACAGCGTTCCAAAAGACAGTCACTGTTCCAGTACTTAAAGTGAGGAAAGCCGTGGTGAACGGGCTGATGCGAGTCCTGAAGAGAGCAGCCCTGCGGCGCCCTGGTATAAAGCGTGTGATTGAAGACCCAGAGGATGAAGAGAGTAGGCTCGTTATGTTGGATCCCTACAAAATGCGTACTCATGAGTCCTTTGACAAAGAGGAACTCAGTGCTTTGAAACAACTTAATGTCAGTCCACAGCTATCTGAATATAATTTGGAGTTGACTTATGAAAACTTTAAGTTAGAAGAAATTTTGAAAGCTGTGCTTCCTGAAGGTCAGGATGTGACCTCAGGGTTCAGCAGAGTTGGACACATCGCACACCTGAATCTTCGAGATCATCAGCTACCTTTCAAGCATTTAATTG GACAAGTTACAATTGACAAAAATCCAGGAATCacctcagcagtaaataaaatcaataatatTGACAGCACATACCGAAATTTCCAAATGGAAGTACTATCTGGAGAAGAGAACATGATGACCAAG GTTCGAGAAAACAACTTCGCTTAtgaatttgatttttcaaaagTCTATTGGAACCCCCGACTTTCTACAGAACACAGCCGTATCATAGAACTCCTCAATCCTGAGGATGTCTTATTCGATGTTTTTGCTGGCGTTGGGCCCTTTGCCATTCCAGCAGCAAAGAAAAACTGCACAGTGTTTGCCAATGATCTCAACCCTGAGTCCCATAAATGGCTGTTGCACAACTGTAAACTAAATAAAGTGGAACAAAAGGTGAAAGTCTTTAACATGGatgggaaggacttcctccaaGGACCAGTCAGAGAAGAGCTAATGCAGCAGCTGGGAGTGTCCAAAGAAGCAAAACACTCAGTCCACATTGTCATGAATTTGCCAGCGAAGGCTATAGAGTTTCTCAGTGCTTTCAGATCACTCTTAGATGGGCCGCCATGCAGCAGTGAGCACCTCCCTGTCGTGCACTGTTACAGCTTTTCCAAAGACGTCACTCCTGCTGAGGATGTTCGCCACCGAGCTGAAGCTGTGTTAGGCATTTCCTTGGAGGCATGCAGTTCAGTTCACTTCGTAAGAAATGTGGCCCCGAACAAGGAAATGGTCTGCATCACCTTTCAGATTCCTGCTGCTACACTCTATGAGAGCCAGACTTTACATCCAG AGAATCATGAAGATCCACCTCTAAAACGGCAGAGGACAGATGACGACTTTTcagaaaaaaacccacaaattgcATCAAAACCTTAA
- the Trmt5 gene encoding tRNA (guanine(37)-N1)-methyltransferase isoform X2, which translates to MPETETSKGDSQLFSPPSGVRGMTKLDRTAFQKTVTVPVLKVRKAVVNGLMRVLKRAALRRPGIKRVIEDPEDEESRLVMLDPYKMRTHESFDKEELSALKQLNVSPQLSEYNLELTYENFKLEEILKAVLPEGQDVTSGFSRVGHIAHLNLRDHQLPFKHLIGQVTIDKNPGITSAVNKINNIDSTYRNFQMEVLSGEENMMTKVRENNFAYEFDFSKVYWNPRLSTEHSRIIELLNPEDVLFDVFAGVGPFAIPAAKKNCTVFANDLNPESHKWLLHNCKLNKVEQKVKVFNMDGKDFLQGPVREELMQQLGVSKEAKHSVHIVMNLPAKAIEFLSAFRSLLDGPPCSSEHLPVVHCYSFSKDVTPAEDVRHRAEAVLGISLEACSSVHFVRNVAPNKEMVCITFQIPAATLYESQTLHPENHEDPPLKRQRTDDDFSEKNPQIASKP; encoded by the exons ATGCCAGAAACAGAAACAAGTAAGGGAGATTCTCAGTTATTTTCACCACCTTCTGGTGTTCGAGGAATGACCAAACTTGACAGAACAGCGTTCCAAAAGACAGTCACTGTTCCAGTACTTAAAGTGAGGAAAGCCGTGGTGAACGGGCTGATGCGAGTCCTGAAGAGAGCAGCCCTGCGGCGCCCTGGTATAAAGCGTGTGATTGAAGACCCAGAGGATGAAGAGAGTAGGCTCGTTATGTTGGATCCCTACAAAATGCGTACTCATGAGTCCTTTGACAAAGAGGAACTCAGTGCTTTGAAACAACTTAATGTCAGTCCACAGCTATCTGAATATAATTTGGAGTTGACTTATGAAAACTTTAAGTTAGAAGAAATTTTGAAAGCTGTGCTTCCTGAAGGTCAGGATGTGACCTCAGGGTTCAGCAGAGTTGGACACATCGCACACCTGAATCTTCGAGATCATCAGCTACCTTTCAAGCATTTAATTG GACAAGTTACAATTGACAAAAATCCAGGAATCacctcagcagtaaataaaatcaataatatTGACAGCACATACCGAAATTTCCAAATGGAAGTACTATCTGGAGAAGAGAACATGATGACCAAG GTTCGAGAAAACAACTTCGCTTAtgaatttgatttttcaaaagTCTATTGGAACCCCCGACTTTCTACAGAACACAGCCGTATCATAGAACTCCTCAATCCTGAGGATGTCTTATTCGATGTTTTTGCTGGCGTTGGGCCCTTTGCCATTCCAGCAGCAAAGAAAAACTGCACAGTGTTTGCCAATGATCTCAACCCTGAGTCCCATAAATGGCTGTTGCACAACTGTAAACTAAATAAAGTGGAACAAAAGGTGAAAGTCTTTAACATGGatgggaaggacttcctccaaGGACCAGTCAGAGAAGAGCTAATGCAGCAGCTGGGAGTGTCCAAAGAAGCAAAACACTCAGTCCACATTGTCATGAATTTGCCAGCGAAGGCTATAGAGTTTCTCAGTGCTTTCAGATCACTCTTAGATGGGCCGCCATGCAGCAGTGAGCACCTCCCTGTCGTGCACTGTTACAGCTTTTCCAAAGACGTCACTCCTGCTGAGGATGTTCGCCACCGAGCTGAAGCTGTGTTAGGCATTTCCTTGGAGGCATGCAGTTCAGTTCACTTCGTAAGAAATGTGGCCCCGAACAAGGAAATGGTCTGCATCACCTTTCAGATTCCTGCTGCTACACTCTATGAGAGCCAGACTTTACATCCAG AGAATCATGAAGATCCACCTCTAAAACGGCAGAGGACAGATGACGACTTTTcagaaaaaaacccacaaattgcATCAAAACCTTAA